The Nitrospirales bacterium genome includes a window with the following:
- a CDS encoding thiamine pyrophosphate-binding protein, whose amino-acid sequence MKLSDYVADFLAREGVKHVFLISGGAAVHLVDSIARHPFLTYVCTQHEQAAAMAADGYARSNGNLGVALTTSGPGATNLMTGVCCSYFDSIPTLLLTGQVARHRLKGRSALRQKGFQETDVVSMFKPVTKYAVQVTDPLKIRCELQKAVFIAREGRPGPVLVDIPDDLQRVEVRVDDLEVYQPEKSLYPFAHKPEWCEKLQSLLDEAKRPVLIYGAGIRIGKAEQQARAFAKRLDIPVLLTWGGADLLSSDDPVNAGRVGVCGPRGGNFTVQNSDLVIAVGTRLNQMVIGGRPDLFAPNASKVMVDIDSQELEKFQDHEIKIDLKIQETATTFFAACSSLNWNPDSRSHETWWNCIRSWNKDYPICPDEYRDREKDVDAYVFLTKLSERLKSDDIVITDAGGNLSWTMQTIGINEGQRVFSAWNHSPMGYSLPASIGAALATGRRVVCIIGDGGLMMCLEELATVMRHQLPVKIFVFNNHGHGIQKQTLEAWLDARFEAVDEKTGLCFPDFQLVGKAFRIPTSHVQTHQELTRSLLEIFEDDSPELCEVEIRSDQKITPMLKYGAGLEDLDPKIPHEELHKIMNMRERA is encoded by the coding sequence ATGAAGCTTTCAGACTATGTGGCCGATTTCCTTGCTCGTGAGGGCGTGAAGCATGTGTTTTTGATTTCGGGAGGAGCGGCCGTTCATCTTGTCGATTCTATCGCGAGGCATCCATTTTTGACGTATGTATGTACTCAACATGAACAAGCAGCAGCTATGGCTGCAGATGGATATGCTCGGAGCAATGGCAATCTGGGAGTAGCTTTGACGACGAGCGGTCCTGGCGCTACCAACCTGATGACTGGGGTCTGTTGTTCCTATTTTGATTCAATCCCAACGTTACTATTGACGGGGCAAGTTGCTCGGCATCGTCTAAAAGGCCGTTCGGCCTTGCGGCAAAAAGGATTTCAAGAAACGGACGTCGTTTCTATGTTTAAACCTGTCACAAAATATGCAGTGCAAGTCACAGATCCCTTGAAGATTCGATGTGAATTACAAAAAGCCGTGTTCATCGCCAGGGAAGGTCGACCCGGCCCGGTCTTAGTCGATATCCCTGATGATCTTCAGCGGGTTGAGGTTCGTGTAGACGATCTTGAAGTCTATCAACCTGAGAAGTCTTTATATCCATTTGCCCATAAACCTGAATGGTGTGAGAAACTTCAAAGCCTTCTGGATGAGGCAAAGCGACCGGTTCTTATTTACGGAGCTGGGATTCGTATTGGAAAAGCTGAGCAACAAGCTAGGGCGTTCGCAAAGAGATTGGACATTCCAGTGCTTCTGACTTGGGGGGGCGCAGATCTGCTTTCATCAGATGATCCGGTCAATGCGGGAAGGGTAGGGGTTTGTGGCCCACGAGGGGGGAATTTTACGGTCCAAAACTCAGATTTAGTGATTGCGGTAGGGACGCGATTGAATCAGATGGTGATTGGTGGACGCCCGGACCTTTTCGCACCCAACGCCTCAAAAGTGATGGTCGATATCGATTCTCAAGAATTAGAAAAATTTCAAGATCATGAAATCAAAATCGATTTAAAAATTCAGGAGACGGCGACAACTTTTTTTGCGGCTTGTTCGAGTTTGAACTGGAATCCTGACAGCCGATCACATGAAACGTGGTGGAACTGTATTAGGAGCTGGAATAAGGACTATCCCATATGTCCTGATGAATATCGGGATCGTGAAAAAGATGTTGATGCCTATGTGTTTTTAACCAAGTTGTCTGAGCGACTCAAAAGCGATGATATCGTAATTACCGATGCCGGAGGGAACTTAAGTTGGACGATGCAGACGATAGGTATTAACGAAGGGCAACGTGTGTTTTCGGCATGGAATCATTCCCCGATGGGTTATTCGCTTCCTGCCAGTATTGGGGCAGCATTGGCGACGGGACGACGGGTCGTCTGTATTATCGGAGATGGTGGCCTCATGATGTGCCTAGAAGAGTTAGCGACAGTCATGAGGCATCAACTGCCAGTCAAGATTTTTGTATTCAATAATCACGGACATGGAATTCAGAAACAGACGCTGGAAGCATGGTTGGATGCCCGCTTCGAAGCAGTAGACGAAAAAACGGGGTTGTGTTTTCCTGACTTTCAACTTGTAGGCAAGGCTTTTCGAATTCCGACTAGTCACGTTCAAACCCATCAAGAGCTGACAAGATCCCTTCTCGAAATATTTGAAGATGATAGTCCGGAGTTATGTGAAGTTGAGATTCGTTCAGATCAGAAGATTACTCCGATGTTGAAATATGGAGCAGGGCTCGAGGACTTAGACCCCAAGATCCCTCACGAGGAATTACACAAGATCATGAATATGCGTGAGCGTGCATGA